In Rutidosis leptorrhynchoides isolate AG116_Rl617_1_P2 chromosome 2, CSIRO_AGI_Rlap_v1, whole genome shotgun sequence, one genomic interval encodes:
- the LOC139893561 gene encoding uncharacterized protein, with translation MGVFSSILLRKRFPSGFDVHQQLIDYRISTSLTAILDRQQHLHVDMDMDLKPALAYLEAASSDCFDQTLNRLKTIRIRRVARSRPVLLLIKLLLDLSPNLEMISIEPGVTTADDDDDENDKFLEDVMRFPRASSKAELRLMVH, from the exons TATTCTCTTGCGGAAAAGATTCCCAAGTGGCTTCGATGTGCATCAGCAGCTAATAGATTACAGAATCTCTACTTCGTTGACTGCAATTTTG GATCGTCAGCAGCACTTGCatgtggatatggatatggatttgAAACCAGCACTTGCTTATTTGGAAGCAGCGTCTTCTGATTGTTTTGATCAGACATTGAATCGATTAAAAACTATAAGAATCAGACGTGTAGCAAGATCAAGACCGGTTTTGCTCTTGATAAAGCTTTTACTTGATCTTTCTCCCAATCTTGAAATGATATCAATCGAACCAGGTGTGACTActgctgatgatgatgatgatgaaaacgaCAAATTCCTTGAGGATGTTATGCGCTTCCCACGAGCTTCATCAAAAGCAGAGCTTCGCTTAATGGTCCATTAA